In Coturnix japonica isolate 7356 chromosome 9, Coturnix japonica 2.1, whole genome shotgun sequence, a single window of DNA contains:
- the LOC107318160 gene encoding LOW QUALITY PROTEIN: nuclear cap-binding protein subunit 2 (The sequence of the model RefSeq protein was modified relative to this genomic sequence to represent the inferred CDS: inserted 1 base in 1 codon): MALAVMRAAARMGRDSESFSMSCGLLSSASSTRRSTILRHGQHRLVARAALFLPPPSGRERFSRQQRRXPCIGAVRGSMCSGGTLSILRSDSYVDLSQYRDQHFRGTRYDQERLLRKSCTLYVGNLSFYTTEEQIQELFGKSGDIKKIIMGLDKVKKTACGFCFVEYYARGDAENAMRYINGTRLDDRIIRTDWDAGFKEGRQYGRGRSGGQVRDEYRQDYDAGRGGYGKTVQCQ; this comes from the exons ATGGCGCTGGCGGTGATGCGGGCGGCCGCTCGGATGGGCCGCGACTCGGAGAGTTTCTCGATGAGCTGCGGGTTGTTGAGCAGCGCCAGCAGCACCCGGCGCAGCACCATCCTGAGGCACGGCCAGCACCGCCTTGTCGCGAGAGCCGCCCTATTCCTTCCGCCGCCGAGCGGAAGGGAGCGGTTCTCGCGACAGCAGCGCC ATCCGTGCATTGGGGCGGTGCGGGGCAGCATGTGCTCGGGCGGCACGTTGAGCATCCTGCGGAGCGACTCCTATGTGGACCTCAGCCAGTACCGAGACCAGCACTTCAGG GGCACGCGCTATGACCAGGAGCGGCTGCTGAGGAAGAGCTGCACGTTGTACGTGGGCAACCTGTCCTTCTACACCACCGAGGAGCAGATCCAGGAGCTCTTCGGTAAGAGCGGAGACATCAAGAAGATCATCATGGGGCTGGACAAGGTGAAGAAAACAGCCTGCGGCTTCTGCTTCGTCGA GTATTATGCAAGAGGAGATGCTGAGAACGCAATGCGGTACATCAATGGGACCAGGCTTGATGACAGGATCATAAGGACGGACTGGGATGCAGGATTTAAGGAGGGCCGGCAATACGGCCGGGGCAGGTCAGGGGGCCAG GTCAGAGATGAGTATCGACAAGACTATGATGCTGGAAGAGGCGGCTATGGTAAAACTGTTCAATGCCAGTGA